The Acetivibrio cellulolyticus CD2 genome has a segment encoding these proteins:
- a CDS encoding carbon-phosphorus lyase complex subunit PhnI: MAYVAVSGGKEAIEESIKLLDYYRSGTKKDVELEAIENKMGLLVDRVMSEAGLYCKRYAALALKQCEGCIEEAVFLLRAYRSTLTRNYYTKTVNTDNMRIVRRISAAFKDILGGQILGATYDYTHRLINFEIENEDSKALYYAMQSICDNELPQEINPCTRVSDELKKEGLIDKYSENNEKPYDVTENMLQFPSARSARLQTLSRADTGFISGLAYSALRGFGQVHPTVGELRTGYVELEVPYLFDENESIYIGEILITEVECFNEADDKNKLKLAVGYGAVFGRNENKAIAISVIDRELDNYGDFPTQNEEFVLMHGDSLEMNGFISHLKLPHYVTFQSKLDAVRKTRRTENE; the protein is encoded by the coding sequence ATGGCTTATGTTGCAGTATCAGGTGGTAAGGAAGCAATTGAAGAAAGCATAAAACTTTTGGACTATTACAGAAGTGGCACAAAAAAAGATGTGGAACTTGAAGCAATTGAAAACAAAATGGGATTGCTTGTAGATAGAGTAATGAGCGAAGCAGGGCTTTACTGTAAGCGTTATGCTGCACTTGCATTAAAACAGTGCGAGGGCTGTATTGAAGAAGCAGTATTTTTACTTAGGGCATATCGTTCTACCCTGACAAGAAACTACTATACTAAAACGGTTAATACCGATAATATGCGTATTGTTCGCCGTATTTCTGCAGCGTTTAAGGATATTTTGGGCGGACAAATTTTAGGTGCAACCTACGACTATACCCACCGCCTTATAAACTTTGAAATAGAAAATGAGGACAGCAAAGCACTTTATTATGCCATGCAAAGCATTTGTGACAACGAGTTACCCCAAGAAATTAATCCTTGTACAAGGGTATCTGATGAATTAAAAAAAGAGGGCTTAATTGATAAATATTCTGAGAACAACGAGAAGCCTTATGATGTAACTGAAAACATGCTGCAATTCCCAAGTGCAAGAAGTGCTCGACTACAAACTTTATCAAGGGCAGACACAGGATTTATTTCAGGGCTTGCATATTCGGCCTTGCGTGGATTTGGGCAGGTACATCCTACCGTTGGTGAGCTTCGTACAGGTTATGTGGAACTTGAAGTCCCATATCTTTTTGATGAGAATGAAAGTATTTATATAGGCGAAATTTTAATTACAGAAGTAGAATGCTTTAATGAAGCTGATGATAAAAACAAATTAAAATTGGCAGTGGGTTACGGTGCGGTTTTTGGAAGAAATGAAAACAAGGCAATAGCCATTAGTGTTATCGACCGTGAGCTTGACAATTACGGCGACTTCCCTACCCAAAACGAAGAATTTGTTCTAATGCACGGCGATAGCTTGGAAATGAATGGTTTTATTTCTCACTTAAAACTCCCTCACTATGTTACCTTTCAGTCCAAATTAGATGCAGTGAGAAAGACAAGGAGGACTGAAAATGAATAA